From Candidatus Dependentiae bacterium, one genomic window encodes:
- a CDS encoding tetratricopeptide repeat protein, translated as MMPKPIGSSKTLPLLYRLLPPVLLSIVTAITYWPSLHYAFQFDDIANIQKHFYIRHHNFLSLCFSGPRWISYWLNAIHYSIGKFDPFSYRMGNLMIHTTNGVLLFFIILFALLRSKGQHFFKRNALSIATVTSMLFLLHPVQTQTVSYVIQGQLEGLACMAILSMVLTFLHLCYANTFIKKLLLSILLFCIAIISCCTKEIAIISPLLLLLVDWFFVSHGSWESIKKRWWLHTGVFVLIVGIYLWFLKPSFFTNILCLNMEVKNNIGNIITENPQAKISTWSFFISQFKVILHYLWMFIWPFNISVEYDWVLARGFFAPDCFLPFLTLVIIGLTIFRILYTHKTHVLCFGALWFFMCIAPRSSIIPSPELLVDYKTYTASIGWLLILACAIIKAIELIVSRTKQHQKTLQTRQARTVMASLLIVPLSLATWQRNSVWSSGTEFWMNIIQNAPRKARAYNNYAVELSQIYKRYEDAIPYFKKATQMDNTYPDPWNNVAVCYSHLNHLDQAIESLKQGLRINPYYPEGYNNLASFYLRKKEYDKVEKCLKTALQLRPHYGKAYFNMGRMFAEKNENKKALDCFKKACTIADLDNEFGYKTYARAAFNQKEFSDAIWAYHKALECNPSDSEVMFSLANAYYLSKQFGQSVNVYKQILAQRPNDIRVWYNLGESYLMQENLKDALHCFKRIEPEWEKLPQIRIRLATCYEKMGDAPASLKELQILADNKRTSAKVRVQAKQLIGQLHDHYGPQLTTVA; from the coding sequence ATGATGCCAAAACCAATCGGCTCATCTAAAACATTACCATTATTGTATCGTTTACTTCCCCCAGTTTTACTGTCAATTGTCACCGCAATTACCTATTGGCCATCGCTGCATTATGCATTTCAATTTGATGACATTGCAAATATTCAAAAGCATTTTTATATTCGTCATCACAATTTTTTAAGCTTATGCTTTTCCGGCCCACGATGGATTAGTTATTGGTTAAATGCTATTCACTATAGCATTGGCAAATTCGATCCCTTTTCATATCGAATGGGCAATCTAATGATTCACACAACAAATGGAGTTCTTCTGTTTTTTATTATCCTTTTTGCTCTCCTCCGAAGTAAAGGACAACATTTTTTTAAACGAAATGCATTAAGCATCGCAACGGTTACTTCAATGTTATTCTTACTGCATCCGGTGCAAACACAAACCGTATCATATGTGATTCAAGGGCAACTCGAAGGCCTAGCCTGCATGGCAATTTTATCAATGGTGTTAACATTCTTACACCTTTGTTATGCAAATACGTTTATCAAAAAATTATTACTTTCGATACTTTTATTTTGCATTGCCATTATTTCATGTTGCACCAAAGAAATCGCAATTATTTCCCCATTGCTTTTATTATTAGTCGATTGGTTTTTTGTTTCTCACGGATCATGGGAATCAATCAAAAAGCGCTGGTGGCTACATACCGGCGTGTTTGTTCTTATTGTAGGAATCTACCTATGGTTTTTAAAGCCATCATTTTTTACCAACATTCTTTGTTTAAATATGGAAGTAAAAAACAACATTGGCAATATCATCACTGAAAATCCACAAGCAAAAATTAGCACTTGGTCATTCTTTATTTCACAATTTAAAGTCATATTGCATTACCTTTGGATGTTCATTTGGCCATTTAACATCAGTGTTGAATATGACTGGGTATTGGCACGTGGTTTTTTTGCCCCCGACTGCTTTTTGCCCTTTTTGACACTTGTAATAATTGGGCTCACTATCTTTCGTATTTTATATACACATAAAACTCATGTCCTATGTTTTGGCGCATTATGGTTCTTTATGTGTATTGCACCACGATCAAGCATCATTCCATCACCGGAACTGTTGGTTGATTATAAGACTTATACCGCATCAATTGGATGGTTATTAATTTTGGCATGCGCTATTATTAAAGCAATCGAACTTATTGTATCCAGAACAAAACAGCATCAAAAGACATTGCAAACACGCCAAGCCCGCACTGTTATGGCATCACTCCTCATTGTGCCTCTCAGTCTGGCAACATGGCAACGCAACTCTGTATGGAGTTCAGGAACTGAATTTTGGATGAACATCATACAGAATGCTCCGCGCAAAGCTCGTGCATACAACAACTACGCTGTTGAACTTTCCCAAATATACAAGCGATATGAAGACGCAATCCCTTACTTTAAAAAAGCAACACAAATGGACAACACCTATCCTGATCCATGGAATAATGTTGCCGTGTGTTATTCGCATTTAAATCACCTTGATCAAGCAATTGAATCTCTCAAACAAGGGCTTCGCATCAACCCTTATTATCCTGAAGGATATAACAACTTAGCATCATTCTATTTGCGCAAAAAAGAGTATGATAAAGTTGAAAAATGCCTAAAAACTGCTTTACAATTACGCCCACATTATGGCAAAGCATATTTCAATATGGGTCGCATGTTTGCAGAAAAAAATGAAAACAAAAAGGCATTAGACTGTTTCAAAAAAGCATGTACCATTGCAGATCTTGATAATGAATTCGGCTACAAAACATATGCTCGTGCGGCATTTAATCAAAAAGAATTCAGCGATGCAATTTGGGCATATCATAAAGCTTTAGAATGCAATCCGTCCGATTCTGAAGTGATGTTCAGTTTGGCAAATGCATATTATCTTTCAAAACAGTTTGGCCAATCAGTTAATGTGTATAAACAGATTTTGGCACAGAGACCTAACGATATACGCGTTTGGTATAATTTAGGCGAATCTTATTTAATGCAAGAAAATCTCAAAGATGCTTTACATTGCTTTAAACGTATTGAGCCGGAATGGGAAAAACTGCCACAAATACGCATTCGCCTGGCAACATGCTATGAAAAAATGGGCGACGCACCTGCATCACTAAAAGAGCTACAAATATTAGCTGATAATAAACGAACATCTGCAAAAGTAAGAGTTCAAGCAAAACAACTCATTGGACAGCTACATGATCACTACGGACCTCAATTGACAACTGTAGCCTAA
- the alr gene encoding alanine racemase encodes MQKQNSWLEIDANSLEHNITEYKRIIGNAHLAFVVKGNAYGHGIDQIIELTKNHPLIDWYCTASLSEALHIRTLGSKKNILVMCSIDQDPYLAIAQQIDLVVYDTHSLELIIKAAQKHKAIARIHLKVDTGLSRFGFLPNEILPIIQMFQHNSHIALNGIFTHFANAENIDQQYTDIQVAHFANLIKQLKKNQIEIPYIHSHATSATIKQSNGYTNFMRIGAGMYGLWPSEVVKDDAYKKYQLTLKQILTWKTHICSTRTIEKDKLVGYGLTYKTARKTRLAFLPIGYADGYHRRLSNVGNVLIENRYAPVIGRTAMNVITVDITDIPSAKIGTEVILMGNHQGITAYDLAKQMESFNPREITTRLSAHIPRIIDSSCVSAIISTSAGIHECAHRS; translated from the coding sequence ATGCAAAAGCAAAATTCATGGCTCGAAATTGACGCCAACTCACTGGAACATAATATTACCGAATATAAACGTATCATTGGCAATGCGCATCTTGCATTTGTGGTCAAAGGAAACGCATATGGTCATGGCATTGATCAGATTATCGAACTTACTAAAAATCATCCTTTAATCGACTGGTATTGCACTGCATCACTTTCTGAGGCTTTACACATCCGTACATTAGGATCAAAAAAAAATATTTTAGTTATGTGCTCTATTGATCAAGATCCTTATCTGGCAATTGCACAGCAAATTGATTTAGTGGTTTACGATACACATAGTCTTGAACTGATAATCAAGGCAGCACAAAAACATAAAGCTATTGCACGTATTCATCTAAAAGTTGATACAGGTTTATCTCGCTTTGGATTTCTACCAAATGAAATATTACCGATAATACAAATGTTTCAGCACAATTCTCACATTGCATTAAACGGTATTTTTACTCACTTTGCCAACGCTGAAAATATTGATCAGCAATATACCGACATACAGGTTGCACACTTTGCAAACTTAATTAAACAGTTAAAAAAGAACCAAATAGAAATTCCATACATACATTCACATGCAACTTCAGCTACCATCAAACAAAGCAATGGGTATACCAACTTTATGCGCATTGGAGCAGGCATGTATGGCCTATGGCCATCAGAAGTAGTTAAAGATGACGCATATAAAAAATATCAACTCACATTAAAGCAAATTCTAACGTGGAAAACACACATTTGCAGCACGCGCACTATCGAAAAAGATAAATTAGTTGGCTATGGCCTTACCTACAAAACAGCTCGAAAAACTCGTCTAGCATTTTTACCTATTGGCTATGCAGATGGTTATCATCGAAGACTGTCAAACGTTGGCAATGTTTTAATTGAAAATAGATATGCACCGGTTATTGGTCGAACAGCAATGAATGTTATCACTGTTGATATTACTGATATTCCATCAGCAAAAATAGGAACTGAAGTTATATTAATGGGAAATCATCAAGGAATTACCGCCTATGATTTGGCTAAACAAATGGAAAGTTTCAATCCACGTGAAATCACAACCCGCTTGAGTGCGCACATTCCACGCATAATTGATTCATCCTGCGTGTCAGCCATAATTTCAACATCGGCTGGAATACACGAATGCGCTCACCGAAGTTGA
- the truB gene encoding tRNA pseudouridine(55) synthase TruB produces the protein MSNEHNIIGFLLINKPKNLTSRDCINKLQKLLPKKTKIGHAGILDIFATGLLIVGIGREATRFFKYLMKLDKQYVTKATLGKLTNTLDYTGELVKTCDKLVTAEQIEQSIGSFGDNYNQIPPLFSALKWKGERLSDLTRSATRLDKSLDFILRTKQKNVDLYDMKLIHFNFPELTLFAHVSHGTYIRSLVNDVAQKCNSCATIYELERTAIGPFNVGDAVALQDLHSIEDIQQHIIDVDTVEQCYKNYLNDRKDLFKMKI, from the coding sequence ATGTCAAACGAACATAATATTATTGGTTTTTTATTAATTAATAAGCCAAAAAATCTTACCTCTCGCGATTGCATTAATAAATTGCAAAAACTATTGCCAAAAAAAACAAAAATTGGCCATGCAGGCATATTGGATATATTTGCCACAGGACTGCTTATAGTGGGTATTGGACGAGAGGCGACTCGTTTTTTTAAATACCTTATGAAATTAGACAAACAGTATGTTACAAAAGCCACATTGGGCAAGTTGACCAATACATTGGATTATACCGGCGAGCTTGTCAAAACATGCGATAAGTTAGTAACTGCTGAGCAAATTGAACAATCAATAGGTTCTTTTGGCGATAACTATAATCAAATTCCACCACTTTTTTCTGCACTGAAATGGAAAGGAGAGCGTTTATCTGATTTAACGCGGTCGGCAACACGCTTGGATAAAAGTTTAGATTTTATTTTACGCACAAAGCAAAAAAATGTAGATCTGTACGATATGAAATTAATTCATTTTAATTTTCCTGAACTGACATTGTTTGCGCATGTTTCTCATGGCACCTATATTCGTTCATTGGTTAATGATGTTGCACAAAAATGTAATTCATGTGCAACGATATATGAGCTTGAACGTACGGCAATTGGCCCATTTAACGTTGGGGATGCAGTTGCATTGCAGGATTTGCATTCTATTGAAGATATTCAGCAACATATAATTGATGTTGATACTGTTGAACAATGTTATAAAAATTATCTTAATGATCGAAAAGATCTGTTTAAAATGAAAATATAA
- the tyrS gene encoding tyrosine--tRNA ligase, producing MDIEKQIAKLSHGAVQVLPVEELKNKLNKKKPLRIKLGADPTSPDLHLGHAVVLAKMRDFQDLGHEVIFLIGDYTARIGDPSGKSKTRPTLSKEDIKKNMQTYFEQVGKILDPKKTTVRYNSEWLDKLDSSDFLKLCGKITLAQITEREDFAKRMREQQPIGFHELMYPLLQAYDSVALQADVELGGTDQTFNLLLGRDLQQQFDQEPQVVITMPLLEGLDGTHKMSKSLGNAIGLAEPANEAFGKLMSISDELMWRYFELLLGVTKEDLSVLQERIAAGNLHPMALKKQMAHDIVAKFWTMQEADEARKQFEDVFQKRDHTAAQEVALSKDVSNPIWIVQLLKELNAIKTTSDGKRLIEQRAVSIDGEVVKDFKAEIVLKKGMVVKAGKHKIYNILI from the coding sequence ATGGATATTGAAAAACAGATTGCAAAATTATCTCATGGCGCAGTACAAGTTTTGCCGGTTGAAGAATTAAAAAACAAATTAAATAAAAAAAAACCGTTACGTATTAAACTTGGTGCCGATCCAACTTCTCCAGACTTACATTTAGGTCATGCTGTTGTGCTTGCAAAAATGCGTGACTTTCAAGATTTGGGCCATGAAGTTATTTTTTTGATTGGTGATTATACTGCACGTATTGGTGATCCATCAGGAAAATCAAAAACGCGCCCAACTTTAAGCAAAGAAGATATCAAAAAAAACATGCAAACCTATTTTGAACAGGTTGGTAAAATTTTAGATCCAAAAAAAACCACCGTGCGTTATAACAGTGAATGGTTAGATAAACTTGATAGTTCAGATTTTTTAAAATTGTGTGGCAAAATTACTTTGGCGCAAATTACTGAACGTGAAGATTTTGCAAAACGCATGCGCGAACAACAACCGATCGGTTTTCATGAATTAATGTATCCATTATTACAAGCATATGATTCTGTTGCATTGCAAGCGGATGTTGAGCTTGGCGGAACGGATCAAACATTTAATTTATTGTTAGGTCGTGATTTGCAACAGCAGTTTGATCAAGAACCGCAAGTAGTCATTACTATGCCATTGCTTGAAGGTTTGGATGGTACGCATAAAATGTCCAAATCATTGGGGAATGCAATTGGGTTAGCCGAACCGGCAAACGAAGCATTTGGTAAATTAATGTCAATTTCAGATGAATTGATGTGGCGTTATTTTGAACTTTTATTGGGTGTAACAAAAGAAGATTTGAGCGTATTACAAGAACGTATTGCTGCAGGAAATTTGCATCCAATGGCACTCAAAAAACAGATGGCGCATGATATTGTTGCAAAGTTTTGGACGATGCAAGAAGCTGATGAAGCACGAAAACAGTTTGAAGATGTTTTTCAAAAACGTGATCATACAGCAGCGCAAGAAGTTGCATTATCAAAGGATGTTTCAAACCCTATTTGGATTGTACAATTATTAAAAGAGCTTAATGCAATTAAAACAACGTCTGATGGCAAACGATTGATAGAACAAAGAGCTGTTTCAATCGATGGCGAAGTTGTTAAAGATTTTAAGGCTGAAATTGTCTTGAAAAAAGGTATGGTTGTCAAAGCGGGTAAGCATAAGATCTATAATATTTTAATTTAG
- a CDS encoding ankyrin repeat domain-containing protein, with protein MKIMNLICLVVISVINLRAADTSYPQDSWIVSIGRFIGDVLKSKEELLYIAFDDQKYTKMEQLLDKNEDLANALVPSDYMPTERSILMQAVIRGDIRAARMLLQHGADPNKGTRSLGTPLQQAVRRLNSGMVKLLIDYGVDTTRAREQGLVDFARNRGEDGLAASLEKASVSGSKTKSAKK; from the coding sequence ATGAAAATAATGAATTTGATTTGTTTAGTTGTAATATCAGTAATCAATCTCCGTGCTGCTGATACTTCTTATCCACAAGATAGTTGGATTGTTTCTATTGGTAGGTTTATCGGTGATGTGCTTAAATCGAAAGAAGAACTATTATATATTGCATTCGACGACCAAAAATATACAAAAATGGAACAACTTTTAGATAAGAATGAAGATTTGGCAAATGCATTAGTGCCATCTGATTATATGCCTACTGAAAGAAGTATACTTATGCAAGCAGTGATCAGGGGTGATATTCGAGCTGCTAGAATGTTGTTGCAACATGGTGCAGATCCGAACAAAGGTACACGATCTCTGGGGACACCGTTGCAACAAGCAGTGAGAAGACTAAATAGCGGAATGGTTAAACTGTTGATAGATTATGGTGTTGATACAACAAGAGCACGAGAGCAAGGATTAGTTGATTTTGCTCGTAATCGAGGTGAAGACGGATTGGCAGCTTCCTTAGAAAAGGCCTCAGTTTCAGGTAGTAAGACGAAGAGTGCCAAAAAATGA